In Thunnus thynnus chromosome 13, fThuThy2.1, whole genome shotgun sequence, the following proteins share a genomic window:
- the si:ch211-215c18.3 gene encoding uncharacterized protein si:ch211-215c18.3 → MELHLFATACLLFGRIMITHQTQSHMSSVSTFLFTPRGPQMFPCLTYLERNVRVDCEFPPTYQIPGPYCEYRQDSRLVGSTYPNAVIYVSTEDRRRSNVSLVSPNLCRLTWAPMADEKPYTYTCRVYQGTTWKENSMAVHHRILPICSAISVMFKSAPWLLSLVMSLPVAVGLLSP, encoded by the exons ATGGAGCTTCACCTGTTCGCCACGGCCTGCCTCCTGTTTGGCAGGATAATGATAACACATCAAACTCAAAGTCACA TGAGCTCGGTATCCACATTTCTGTTCACTCCACGTGGCCCTCAGATGTTTCCGTGTCTAACGTACCTGGAGCGAAACGTCAGAGTGGACTGTGAGTTCCCACCCACCTACCAGATCCCAGGCCCCTACTGTGAGTATCGGCAGGACAGCCGGCTGGTGGGCAGCACCTACCCCAACGCTGTCATCTATGTGTCCACTGAGGACCGCAGGAGGAGCAACGTCAGCCTTGTCTCTCCTAATCTGTGCCGCCTCACCTGGGCCCCGATGGCTGATGAGAAGCCTTACACCTACACCTGCAGGGTTTACCAAGGCACCACCTGGAAAGAGAATAGCATGGCCGTCCATCACA GGATTCTTCCAATCTGCTCTGCAATAAGCGTGATGTTCAAATCTGCGCCATGGCTTTTGTCACTggtgatgtcacttcctgtggcTGTGGGGCTTCTGAGTCCCTGA
- the f11r.1 gene encoding F11 receptor, tandem duplicate 1, producing MLVSGLFSVALFVCVATGVSGFSVTTSNANVQVKENEGVDLTCAYSADFGSNARVEWKFKDLKGSQTYVIYNGKLTAPYSSRVTVYNNNNLRFSKVTREDTGVYDCEVSGNGQFGEVRVKLTVLVPPSPPVCRIPSSVTTGKTAFLSCHDGDASPPPQYMWFKDGTLLPTEPKKVSGFKNATYKLNTETGNLEFPASTKMDTGEYYCEAVNIAGPPQRCRAVKMEVRDLNTGGIVAGVIVALLLVVLLVLGIWYAHKKGYLPKKSESKQKSNVVYQPPSSSYGGDDEDGDFKQKSSFVV from the exons ATGCTTGTCAGCGGGTTGTTTTCAGTGGCTTTGTTCGTGTGCGTAGCAACAG GTGTGAGTGGCTTTTCAGTTACTACCTCCAATGCAAATGTGCAGGTGAAAGAGAATGAAG GGGTTGACCTTACATGCGCTTATTCAGCGGACTTTGGTTCAAATGCCAGAGTTGAGTGGAAATTTAAGGACCTAAAAGGCTCTCAGACATATGTGATATACAATGGGAAACTCACAG CACCATATTCCAGCCGAGTGACGGTGTACAATAACAACAATCTGAGATTTTCCAAAGTGACCCGTGAGGATACTGGAGTGTACGACTGTGAGGTGTCTGGCAACGGCCAGTTTGGGGAAGTCAGAGTGAAGCTCACTGTTCTCG TGCCTCCATCTCCACCCGTGTGTAGGATCCCCAGCTCAGTGACGACGGGCAAGACAGCCTTCCTGTCCTGCCATGACGGTGATGCCTCACCTCCTCCCCAATACATGTGGTTCAAAGATGGCACCCTTCTGCCCACTGAGCCCAAAAAGGTTTCTGGCTTCAAAAACGCCACCTACAAGCTGAACACAGAGACTGGCAACCTG GAGTTTCCCGCTTCAACCAAGATGGACACAGGGGAGTACTACTGTGAGGCTGTCAACATTGCCGGTCCTCCTCAGCGCTGTAGAGCTGTGAAAATGGAAGTCC GCGACTTAAACACCGGAGGGATTGTTGCTGGTGTAATAGTGGCTCTCCTGCTAGTGGTCCTACTGGTACTTGGAATTTGGTACGCCCACAAGAAAGGATACCTGCCCA AGAAGAGTGAAAG CAAACAAAAGTCCAATGTGGTCTACCAGcccccatcatcatcatatggCGGTGACGATGAAGAT gGAGACTTCAAACAGAAGTCATCGTTCGTGGTATAA